The following DNA comes from Myxococcales bacterium.
AGCACCACGTCCTTCCGCGCCAGAAAACGCTCGACAAAGAATGTCCTGTCAACTAACGCAAGCCGCCTCGCATCCTCGGCCTTGCTGCCGGGGGGCGCATTGAGGCAAAGTACTTAAAACGACTGGCCTTTCTTATGACAACTTCGTTTTCCCCGATCGCCGGGAAGAGGCCGAGTTGCTTCGCATCGACGCACTCCTTTGGCGGGAGATCAGGCCGGCGCTCGTCGAGCGATCGATGCATTCATCCTGGCAAGACCGAGCAAAAAAAGGCCGACCGTCTGCGTGCACTGGTTACGACACCCCGATCAAAAAGTGATCAGGCTGAAGGTGCCCGGCCATTAACTAAGGGGCTGCCGCGAAAAAAGTCGATCGTCTCGTCATGTCGGTACGGTCGGGTGGATGGTGTAGTTCCACTCGCCGTGGAAGACGTTGGGATCGAGATTCACGAGTGCGAGGTCCTTGTCCGAGACGCGGCGACCCTTGGCGTAAGTGCGACTGTCGACTCGGCTCTTCACGAGCAGTCCGGTCGTCGTCGTCGTCGCTGCGATTAGATTGACGATGACTTGATGGGTGACCAGAGGCTTTCCGCGCCAGTTCTGGGTGATGAAGGAAAACAAGCGGTGCTCGATCTTGTTCCACTTGCTCGTTCCCGGAGGCAGATGACAGACGGTGATGGGGAAGCGCAGGTCGTCGACGAGCTTTTGTAGCTCGAGCTTCCATAGGCGCAGCCTATAGCCGTTGCTTCCACCTCCGTCCGCCGTGATCACGAGCGAGGTCGCGTTTGGATACCTCGAGGCGCCCATCTCGCTCCACCAGGTGCGGATGCTCTGCACCGCGAATTCCCCCGTGTCGTGGCTCACGCCAACGCTGACCCACGCCTCGTTCTTCTGGAGGTCGTAGATGCCGTACGGTGTGGCGCGTCCCTTTTCGTCGTCGACGAAGTCGTGCACGTTGACATCGACCGGATCTTCCTTCCCGCTGAGCTCGCGGCCGCCGTTCTTGTACGGTCCGACAAGCTCTCGTTTCTTCGTGTCCACAGAGATCGCCGGCTCGTTCGTTTCGAGCTGTCGACGGAGTGTCTCGTTGATGTGCTCAAACTGAGCGTTTCGATCTGGATGCTGCGCGCCCTCAAGCCGCTTGCGATTCGCCTGGAGACTGTAGCCGAGCTCCTTGAGCAGTCTTGAGACCATCTTCATGCTCGTTTGGTGCCCCTGCTTCTTGAGCGCCTCCACGAGATTGCGCTGGCTACGAGCTGTCCACAGAAGCGGCGACTCGGGATCTCCGCGTGTCGTCGATTCTACAAGCTTCTTCAGATCCGGAATCAATCTCGGATCCTTCTCGGTTGCCTTCTTGCGCCCGGCGCCTGGTCGACGGCTTCGCGTTGGCGGTAAATGCCTCGCCGTCCCGTT
Coding sequences within:
- a CDS encoding ISAzo13 family transposase, whose protein sequence is MTKERSRRESEIRDRYGKIKGSLTERARRLFVANEAIAFGYGGIVAASRATGMAPSVVGRGIAEVRAIENGTARHLPPTRSRRPGAGRKKATEKDPRLIPDLKKLVESTTRGDPESPLLWTARSQRNLVEALKKQGHQTSMKMVSRLLKELGYSLQANRKRLEGAQHPDRNAQFEHINETLRRQLETNEPAISVDTKKRELVGPYKNGGRELSGKEDPVDVNVHDFVDDEKGRATPYGIYDLQKNEAWVSVGVSHDTGEFAVQSIRTWWSEMGASRYPNATSLVITADGGGSNGYRLRLWKLELQKLVDDLRFPITVCHLPPGTSKWNKIEHRLFSFITQNWRGKPLVTHQVIVNLIAATTTTTGLLVKSRVDSRTYAKGRRVSDKDLALVNLDPNVFHGEWNYTIHPTVPT